A window of Psychroflexus sp. ALD_RP9 contains these coding sequences:
- the mgtE gene encoding magnesium transporter: MQFQISKDFVEKIQLLVEEHNNDELLLHLEELHHADIAEILDELSLNEATYIIKLLDSDKTAEVLMEIDEDDREKVLQNLNAQEIADEIEEMDTDDAADIIAELDRDIQQEVINNITDRDHAKDIIELLRYDEDSAGGLMAKELIKVNENWSVTGCMEEMRSQGENVTRVHSIYVVDNKGKLKGRLSLKDLITAPKDAHIADVYITKVDYVNVHTTGEEVARIMQKYDLEAIPVVDELGRLVGRVTIDDIVDFIREEAEKDYQMAAGISEDVQADDGLIQLTRARLPWLILGLLGGLGAVYVMQGFDEALKDYQVLFFFTPLIAAMAGNVGVQSSAIIVQGLANDSLKESLLSRLLKEVSLGLINGIALGLLVMVFGFITALPQLVSITVAVSILSVILVAALIGTFVPIILHKRGIDPAIATGPFITTSNDIFGIFLFFYISKLILGF, translated from the coding sequence ATGCAGTTTCAAATCAGTAAAGACTTTGTTGAAAAAATTCAACTTCTTGTTGAAGAGCATAATAATGATGAACTATTACTGCATTTAGAAGAATTACACCACGCCGATATTGCCGAAATTTTAGATGAATTAAGTCTTAATGAAGCAACTTATATCATTAAACTATTAGATTCAGATAAAACGGCTGAAGTCTTAATGGAAATTGATGAAGATGATCGGGAAAAAGTGCTTCAAAACTTAAATGCGCAAGAAATTGCCGATGAGATTGAAGAAATGGATACCGATGATGCAGCCGATATTATTGCCGAGCTTGACCGCGATATTCAGCAAGAAGTCATTAACAATATTACAGACCGAGACCACGCTAAAGATATTATTGAGCTATTGCGTTATGATGAAGACTCAGCAGGTGGTTTAATGGCTAAAGAGTTAATTAAAGTTAATGAAAATTGGAGCGTTACTGGTTGTATGGAAGAAATGCGCTCTCAAGGAGAGAATGTAACTCGTGTTCATTCAATTTACGTGGTCGATAACAAAGGCAAACTTAAAGGCCGACTGTCTTTAAAAGATTTAATTACTGCACCAAAAGATGCTCATATAGCTGACGTTTATATTACAAAAGTAGATTATGTAAATGTGCATACAACTGGCGAAGAAGTTGCCAGAATTATGCAAAAATACGACTTAGAAGCAATTCCTGTTGTAGATGAATTAGGAAGGCTGGTTGGTCGTGTTACTATTGATGATATTGTCGATTTTATACGGGAAGAAGCCGAAAAAGATTACCAAATGGCTGCTGGTATTTCTGAAGATGTTCAAGCCGATGATGGTTTAATACAACTTACACGAGCACGTTTACCTTGGTTAATTTTAGGCTTATTAGGTGGTTTAGGTGCTGTTTATGTGATGCAAGGTTTTGATGAAGCTTTAAAAGATTATCAGGTTCTATTTTTCTTTACACCCTTAATTGCAGCTATGGCTGGTAATGTTGGCGTACAATCTAGTGCAATAATTGTTCAAGGTTTAGCTAACGATTCTTTGAAAGAAAGCTTGTTGAGTCGATTATTAAAAGAGGTTAGCTTGGGTTTAATAAATGGTATTGCTTTAGGTTTACTAGTGATGGTTTTTGGTTTTATAACAGCTTTACCACAATTAGTTAGTATTACTGTTGCAGTTTCTATTTTATCAGTGATTTTAGTTGCGGCTTTAATTGGGACTTTTGTGCCTATTATTTTACATAAGCGCGGTATTGACCCAGCTATTGCAACAGGACCTTTTATTACCACAAGTAATGATATTTTTGGCATTTTTCTATTTTTCTATATCTCTAAGCTCATACTAGGTTTTTAA
- a CDS encoding acyl-CoA thioesterase produces MKADCFTYKYEVAPKDIDELNHLNNIRSIELVLDAAKQHWEHLASTKLKSEFAWFLVEHHIKYKSQGFLGDQLSIVTWVKTTSGVKSIRVVEIYRNDTLLTTSTTTWCLVNQATKTLSKIPPEILSLFN; encoded by the coding sequence GTGAAGGCTGATTGTTTTACATACAAGTATGAAGTGGCTCCCAAAGACATCGATGAACTTAACCATCTAAATAATATTCGCTCGATTGAGTTGGTTTTAGATGCAGCAAAGCAACATTGGGAACACTTAGCTTCAACTAAGCTAAAGTCTGAATTTGCTTGGTTTTTAGTTGAGCACCACATCAAGTACAAATCTCAAGGGTTTTTAGGTGATCAACTGAGTATTGTAACTTGGGTTAAAACAACTTCCGGAGTAAAATCTATAAGAGTTGTTGAAATCTATCGGAATGATACACTTCTCACGACTTCAACCACAACTTGGTGTTTGGTTAATCAAGCAACCAAAACTTTAAGTAAAATTCCACCTGAGATTTTAAGCTTATTCAATTAA
- the lipB gene encoding lipoyl(octanoyl) transferase LipB yields MSKDVIFQDLALRDYKETWDYQEDLFQQILDIKIKNRREDAQLPTQNHLLFVEHPHVYTLGKSGDLKNLLLNEAQLKEKNATFYKINRGGDITYHGPGQLVGYPILDLENFFTDIHRYLRTLEEVIILTLKDYGLKAERSKGETGVWLDVGTPFARKICAMGVRASRWVTMHGFALNVNADLGYFDNIVPCGIQDKAVTSLNVELGQKEVSLNEVKAKVKHYFEDLFEAHLTSKNSTNR; encoded by the coding sequence ATGAGTAAAGATGTCATTTTTCAAGATTTAGCATTACGTGATTATAAAGAAACTTGGGACTACCAAGAAGATTTATTTCAGCAGATACTTGATATAAAAATTAAAAATAGGCGAGAAGACGCGCAATTACCAACTCAAAATCATCTGTTATTTGTCGAGCATCCGCATGTATACACTTTAGGTAAAAGCGGCGATTTAAAAAATTTGCTTTTGAACGAAGCTCAGCTAAAAGAAAAAAACGCAACATTTTATAAAATTAATCGTGGAGGCGACATCACTTATCATGGTCCTGGACAATTGGTAGGTTACCCTATTTTAGATCTTGAAAACTTTTTTACAGATATACATCGCTACTTAAGAACTTTAGAAGAAGTAATTATTTTAACACTTAAAGATTACGGTTTAAAAGCCGAACGAAGTAAAGGCGAAACAGGCGTTTGGCTAGATGTAGGAACACCATTTGCGCGTAAAATTTGCGCTATGGGTGTTCGCGCTTCACGTTGGGTAACCATGCATGGCTTTGCACTTAATGTAAATGCTGATTTAGGCTATTTTGATAATATTGTGCCTTGCGGAATTCAAGATAAAGCGGTTACCTCATTAAATGTAGAACTCGGCCAAAAGGAAGTTAGCTTAAATGAAGTTAAGGCTAAAGTTAAGCATTATTTTGAAGATTTATTTGAAGCTCACCTAACCAGTAAAAATTCAACTAATCGCTAA
- a CDS encoding ribonuclease HII, with translation MLKLQYQQELLECGTDEAGRGCLAGPVTAAAVILPKHFKHDWLNDSKQLSKTKREQLEPLIKQKAISYGIAHVMMAEIDEINILNASILAMHRAIKQLQPQPEFIAVDGNKFKAYKNIMHQCVIKGDGKYLNIAAASILAKTARDAYMLNIDQEHPEYEWRTNMGYPTKSHREAIKNFGATDYHRKSFKLLPEQLSLDF, from the coding sequence ATGCTGAAACTTCAATACCAACAGGAATTGCTAGAATGTGGTACCGATGAAGCCGGTCGTGGTTGCCTGGCTGGTCCCGTAACTGCAGCCGCTGTTATTTTACCGAAACATTTTAAACACGATTGGCTTAACGATTCTAAGCAACTGAGCAAAACCAAGCGCGAACAACTTGAACCACTTATAAAACAAAAAGCTATAAGTTATGGCATTGCACATGTGATGATGGCCGAAATCGACGAAATTAACATTTTAAATGCTTCAATTTTAGCAATGCATCGCGCAATTAAACAACTTCAGCCTCAACCTGAATTTATTGCTGTAGATGGTAATAAATTTAAAGCCTATAAAAACATCATGCACCAATGTGTAATTAAAGGAGACGGAAAATACTTAAATATTGCAGCAGCTTCTATTTTAGCCAAAACAGCTCGTGATGCTTATATGCTAAATATAGATCAAGAACATCCTGAATATGAATGGCGTACAAACATGGGTTACCCGACAAAATCACACCGAGAAGCTATAAAAAATTTTGGTGCGACAGACTATCATAGAAAAAGCTTTAAATTATTACCGGAACAATTAAGCCTAGATTTTTAA
- a CDS encoding putative porin has product MRLLFLAVLLFVVAHTSAQGTLGGNAQGRPSTNRISLSETKGDDNDKKEIKDIDVSVSDYKQILANGDTISLDTTLTIRKYYKYNYLRRDDFGLLPFQNIGRPFNALTRDFSTLSQNPEFGATAKHFNFMEANDISYYHVPTPLTEFYFKTVFQQGQNVDAFFTTNIKPELNLSIAYKGLRSLGNYQNSLTSTGNLRMTLSYQSKNQRYFARTHFVSQDLMSQENGGMTAEAVQFYEDELPEYDNRSSVAMQYENAESTLYGKRFYLNQAYKLKSNADSTSSAEVTAFHKLNFSDKEYQFQQTEATSIYGEAFENSNLYDEVEYQYVRNQLGISYQQKFLGKLSGFIEHTNYNYGFNSIVLQDDGNIVPNRINEDVLAVGGNYLTQFGGFKFKTNAALNLHDTFKGYDVNVTSSYQLDSTSTVSARLKINSALPNFNFLLYQSDYKNYNWYNPNFDNQNLQQLQLQLASKRFGTYKLSYQRIDNYTYFGLIDNPDATANADTLVKPMQSEAQVQYLKFKAQKDFKVGKFGLANDVIYQQVLSGESAFRVPELVTRQSLYYQDFWFKKALFMQTGITFNYFTDFQSNAYDPILSEFFVNNQDFKSFYTADIFFNAKVRTARIYFKFENFPTIFQGNTNFAAPNYAYRDFVIRFGLVWNLFL; this is encoded by the coding sequence ATGAGGTTACTCTTTTTAGCTGTTTTACTTTTTGTTGTAGCTCATACTTCTGCCCAAGGTACGCTAGGCGGTAATGCTCAAGGTAGGCCATCAACAAATAGAATCAGTCTAAGCGAGACAAAAGGCGATGATAATGATAAAAAAGAAATTAAAGATATTGACGTTAGTGTAAGCGATTATAAGCAAATTTTAGCCAATGGCGATACGATTAGTTTAGATACTACTCTTACTATTCGCAAGTACTATAAATATAATTATTTACGTCGTGATGACTTTGGTTTATTGCCTTTTCAGAACATTGGGCGCCCATTTAATGCATTAACTCGTGACTTTAGCACATTATCACAAAACCCAGAATTTGGAGCCACCGCAAAGCACTTTAATTTTATGGAAGCTAATGATATTAGCTATTATCACGTACCAACTCCACTCACTGAATTTTATTTTAAAACCGTATTTCAGCAAGGCCAAAATGTTGATGCCTTTTTTACAACCAATATTAAGCCCGAACTTAATTTATCAATCGCCTATAAAGGCTTACGATCACTTGGCAACTATCAAAATAGCTTAACTAGTACCGGAAATTTAAGAATGACTTTGAGTTACCAATCTAAAAATCAACGTTATTTTGCACGAACCCATTTTGTTTCTCAAGATTTAATGAGCCAAGAAAATGGCGGGATGACAGCTGAGGCAGTTCAGTTTTACGAGGATGAGTTACCCGAATATGATAATCGCTCATCGGTAGCTATGCAATATGAAAATGCAGAATCGACTTTGTATGGGAAACGCTTCTATTTAAATCAAGCTTATAAATTGAAGTCAAATGCTGACTCTACCTCTTCGGCTGAAGTTACCGCGTTTCATAAGCTGAATTTTTCAGATAAAGAATATCAATTTCAACAAACAGAAGCCACATCAATTTATGGTGAAGCCTTTGAAAATTCTAATTTATATGACGAAGTTGAGTATCAGTATGTTCGCAATCAGTTAGGAATTAGTTATCAACAGAAATTTTTAGGTAAACTCAGCGGATTTATAGAGCATACCAACTACAATTACGGGTTTAATTCTATTGTACTTCAAGATGATGGTAATATTGTACCCAACCGAATTAACGAAGATGTTTTAGCTGTAGGCGGTAATTACCTTACACAGTTTGGCGGCTTCAAATTTAAAACCAATGCCGCACTTAATTTACATGACACCTTTAAAGGTTATGATGTAAATGTAACTTCGAGTTATCAATTAGATTCGACATCTACTGTTTCAGCACGATTAAAAATAAATTCAGCATTGCCAAATTTCAATTTTTTATTGTATCAAAGTGATTATAAAAACTACAATTGGTACAATCCTAATTTTGATAATCAAAACTTACAGCAATTACAACTTCAGCTTGCATCTAAGCGCTTTGGGACTTACAAATTAAGCTATCAACGCATAGACAATTATACTTATTTCGGATTGATAGATAATCCAGATGCTACAGCAAATGCAGATACTCTGGTAAAGCCAATGCAAAGTGAGGCACAAGTTCAATACCTTAAATTTAAGGCACAAAAAGACTTTAAAGTTGGTAAGTTTGGGTTAGCTAACGATGTAATTTACCAACAAGTTTTGTCTGGCGAATCGGCTTTTCGAGTTCCTGAATTGGTGACACGCCAATCTTTATATTACCAAGATTTTTGGTTTAAAAAAGCCTTATTTATGCAAACTGGAATCACATTTAATTACTTTACAGACTTCCAGTCTAATGCTTACGACCCGATTTTGTCTGAATTTTTTGTCAATAATCAAGACTTTAAAAGCTTTTATACGGCAGACATCTTTTTTAACGCAAAAGTAAGAACAGCAAGAATTTACTTCAAGTTTGAAAACTTTCCAACCATATTCCAAGGAAATACCAACTTTGCAGCACCAAACTATGCTTACCGCGATTTTGTAATACGATTTGGTTTAGTGTGGAATTTATTTTTGTGA